In Thiothrix unzii, the sequence CAGCTTTATGATTCTCGGCGCAGTCATTATTGGCTTAGGGATTATCTCTTTGATTGCGGCGAATTGGTCGGAAATCCCGGATAGCGTCAAATTGGGAAGCGACTTTGCGTTGTTAACCCTGCTTGCCGGGGGGATTTATAGCCAATACCCGCAGCGGCTACACGGTGTCGGGTTTGAAGTATTAACCATCAGCTTCTTATTGTTATGTTTGGCAAGCATTGGGCTAATTGCGCAAATCTTCCACACTGGCGGCGCGTGGTATCACGCTTTGCTGTTCTGGGCGAGTATTACCCTACCCTTGAGCCTGTTTGCACGTCACGTGTTTACCCGCTTCTTTTGGATCACGCTGTTTCTGCACGGAGCGTTGTGGAGCATGGTGAAACTGCATTTCAATAGCGTAGATTTTTACAGCGATGTGGAAATCCTACCGACTTTCTTTCTGCTCGCGCCGTTATTCGTCGGGGTGTTGTACGGTTTGAGTAATCGCGTGCATAAGTTGCTTGATTTTGCGGGCAGCTTATTTTTCTGGTTTCAAATCAGTGCAGTAGCTTCGCTCGTTTTCATTGATGGTAGCCGTTCAATGGGTGAAACCAGCGGTTTAGGCAATGCATGGCACATGACGTTAACTTACATCATTACGGGATTATTGGTGGTAGGCGTTGCGACGCACCCCACTTATCGTTGGCTAAATAAAATCTTACTGCTTAGCGCGTTGGGCTTGTTACTGCTGTATTACCAACCGGGCGGACTGTTTAGCGGCGAACATTACACCACGTTGGGTGCGGATGCGGGGGGTAGCTGGTGGCTGGGTGATGATATTCGTGCGGCATTGTTGACCTTAACCATTTTGTTTTTATACGCGATTCATGCGGGCAATATTGGGCATCAGCGCACTTTTAACTTGATGACATTTTTGATTGGACTGCGCTTTGTGGTGTTGTACTTTCAAGCGGTCGGCGGGTTAGCGGCAACCGGAGTCGGTTTAATCCTTTCCGGGTTACTGATTATTGGAGTGGCATGGGCTTGGCATTCGTGGCGCGAACGTTTACGCAACTGGAGCAAGGGGGCGCAAGCATGAACCAGCGTGTCTTACTGGCTATCGCTTTAGCTATTCCGATCCTAGCACTAATTGCTGTGGCGGGCATGAAAGCGCAACAACGTGCCAGCGGCGTAGAGGTCGTATTACCAATTGAGGGCTTTGATCCGCGTGATTTGTTATCCGGGCATTATCTGACGTACCGCGTGGATTACGGCATACCAACGAGTTGCGGTGAAATGTACGAAACGCAGGCTGACTTATGCTTAGAGCCAACCCGCGCTGTTTACCCCCACAATCAACGCCCGGACGATTGCCGGTTGTTTTTACGCGGGTATTGCGACACCAATACAGGATTTTCGGTGGAAAACCTGAACCGTTTTTATATTCCCGAAGAACATGCTGCGGTGCTGGATAGCAAAGTCCGTGATAAACAAGGCTCACTGGTATTAGCCGTCGATGCGCAAGGCAATGCCGTCATTAAAGATTTGCTGATTAATGGCAAACCTTGGCGGGACGCGCTCACCAGCGAATAGTTACGCAAACGGCTCCCAGTTTTCGCCCATTTCCGGCACTTCCAAAACCACATCGGATTGCGGATAGCCGACGCACAATAAACATTTGCCATCCGCTGCATCTTCTTCAAACAGTGCCAGCGGATCGCCGTCGGGGTAACTCAATGTGCCGCTCACCAATTGCGACATACACACCCCGCAAACCCCGCCGCCGCAACCCCACGGCACGGGAATATCTTGGCGCAATGCCGCCTGTAACAGGCTTTCACCAGCATCAACAGTGAAATGATACGGAGTATTTTTGATTTTAACGTTATAAGCCATCGTCATTACTTCGGAAATTTGTAGAAGGAATCGTTCAAATAAACAACGATCTTGTCGAGGTCTTCGTCAAATAACTGCGTCCCCAAATTCGCATTGCAACGCCGCACTTGCGCACCCAATGCTGACAAATCCTGTACTTTACGCTCCGCACGGGTATACACCGCCGAATCATGGCAACTGATGCAATTCGCATCGTGCAAGGCTTTGCCGGATAAATCGCTGACAGGTTGCATGGTGGCCGAGGGTGGCGCGTTGGGCGAGGTGGCAGCGGGTTGTTTTTCGCCGCACGCAGTTAATGTCAACGTTGCAGCACATAACGCCAGTAAAAACACTTTAGGCACAGAATTCTCCATTCCATTTCAGATAAACGCCCTGTAGTATGCCGCAAATCTTGACTGAAACGAAATCCTGCACCCGTGACACGTTTTTTCTACAGCCTTGCCTTTTACCTATTGCTGCCCGTGTTGGTGCTGCGGCTTTGGTGGCGTGGGCGTAGCAATCCAGCGTATCGGCAACGACTGGCAGAGCGTTTTGGCTTTGTGCGCAATCCTTCGCAGCAACCGTGTGTGTGGATACACAGTGTTTCGGTCGGGGAAACCCTTGCGGCCCGCCCATTAGTCGAACACCTGTTACACACATACCCCGCGCACCGCATTTGGATTACCACCACCACCCCGACCGGCTCGGATACGGTCAAACGTTTATACGGCGCACGAGTACAACACAGTTACTTCCCTTACGATTTGCCGGATGCGATGGCGCGTTTTTTACAACGTGTCCAACCGCAATTGTTACTGGTGATGGAAACCGAAATTTGGCCGAACTTGTACGCTGCCTGCCAGCAACGCGGCGTACCGTTGTTGTTACTGAATGCGCGGTTGTCGGAACGCTCTTTTCGACGTTACCGCAAACTAGGGGCATTAACCCGCGACACGCTGCGCTGTGTTCACTGGATTGGCGCACGTAGCACGCAAGATGCGCACTATTTCCAACAACTCGGCGCAACACCCGCGCAAATCGGAACCTGCGGCAACCTCAAATTCGCCCTGCAAATCCCAGTCGGATTGCGCGAAACGGCACATGAGCTGAAACAACAATGGGGCGAACGCCCGGTATTAGTCGCCGCCAGCACTCATGCGGGGGAAGATGAAATCGTGTTACGGGTCTTCACCTGCCTGCAACAAACCATCCCGAACGCCTTATTAATCCTCGTGCCGCGCCACCCGGAACGTTTCGACAATGTTTATCAACAGTGCAGCAATGCGGGGTTAACCACCATCCGGCGCAGTACCGCACAAACGATTACCCCCAATACCGCCGTACTCCTCGGTGATAGCATGGGTGAAATGTTATTGTGGTTTGCGATGGCGGACATCGCTTTTATCGGTGGCAGTCTTGTTGCGCACGGCGGGCATAACCCGTTGGAAGCGGCAGCATTTGGCGTACCAGTCGTCAGCGGTACGCACACCCACAACTTTCCCGACATCTTTCCCGCATTGTACGCAGCAGGTGGTGCAGTCGAAACCAGCGATGAAAGCGCATTGTACTCACAGTGTTTGAACTGGTTGCAAAATCCGCAACAACGGCAGCAAGTTGGCGCAAATGCAGCGCAATTTTTTGCCCAGCAACAAGGTGTATTAGCCTGCATCATGCAGCCTATCAGCGCATTGCTATCCCCCAACCCCGCGTCACAAGGGGCAAGCGCATGAAAATCCTCGTCGTCAAAACCTCTTCGTTGGGTGACGTGGTACACATGCTCCCCGCCATCAGCGATGCCCATGCACGCATCCCTGATTTAAGCGTGGACTGGGTAGTGGAAGAAGGTTTTGCGGAAGTTCCCGTGTGGCATTCGGGGGTATCGCGTGTCATTCCGCTGGCGATCCGTCGTTGGCGCAAGAGCTTGTTTGCCGCCACAACCCGCGCAGAAATTCAGGCATGGCGCGAAACCTTGCAGCAAACAAATTATGACCTAATAATGGATACTCAAGGTCTATTAAAAAGTGCCTTGGTAGGGTGTTTTGCTCACGGCACACGCCATGGGTATGACTGGCATAGCATCCGAGAACCACTGGCAAGCTTGTGTTACCAGCACCGCCATACGGTTTCGCGAACCCAACACGCGGTTACACGTAATCGCTTGCTGACTGCTGCTGCGTTGGACTATACGCTGGAAGGTTTGCCGCTGGATTACGGCATTGCCCAGCATACTTTTGCCAAGCCTGACAGCGCGTTACCACAACCTTATATCGTCGCGTTACACGGCACGAGTCGCCCCGCGAAAGAATGGGCAGAATCCCACTGGCAAATGCTGATTCAGAACATGGCGGAACGCGGCATTCACACCCTATTACCGTGGGGCAATGCGCGAGAGCAAGCACGAGCCACCCGTTTGGCACAACACCCTTACGCCCATTGCCTGCCGCGTTGCCGATTAAGTGAATTAGCAGCGATCCTGCAAGGAGCTAAAGGTGTAATCGGCATGGACACGGGCTTAATGCACATTGCTGCCGCACTCGACCAACGCGGCGTGGCGTTGTATCCTGTCACCGCTGCGCAATTGACTGGCATTGTTGGCAATAGCACCGCCCCTCACCCGATGATTACGTTGGCGGGCGAAGAGGTGAATGATGCCGCGATTGTTGTGCAACGCTTTGCAGATTTATTGGATATTGGATGACAAACACGCACCCACAACGCCCTACGCTTGCTGTCGCGCTCATTGTCAAAAATGAAGCGGACAACTTGGCTGCGTGCCTTGCCAGCGTTGCTGATTGGGTCGATGAAATAGTGGTGTTGGATTCCGGGAGTACCGATGCTACTGTCAGTATTGCCGAGTCATTGAATGCACGGGTATTCATCAATGCTGACTGGCCGGGTTTCGGGAAACAACGCCAGCTTGCGCAAAGCCATGTGCAAGCGGATTGGGTGCTTTGGCTTGACGCAGATGAGCGGGTAACACCGGAATTGCGTGACGAAATTTTAGCAGTATTGCAAAATCCACCTGCGGATACGGTATTTGCCATGCCTCGCTTGTCTTGGGCATTTGGACGTTTTATCCGGCATTCGGGCTGGTATCCTGATTATGTGCTGCGGTTATATCCTACTCAACTGACGCAGTATGATGATTCGTTGGTGCATGAAAAGGTTCTGTTGCCACCTAATAGCAAAATCCAAACACTGAAAACGGATTTACTGCATTACACTTACCGCGATATGCCGCAATACCTTGCGAAGATGAGCCAATATTCAAATTTGTGGGCAGAACAAAAAGCACATGAAGGTAAAAGCAGCTCTATCGGTCAAGCAATTACTCACGGCATAGGTTGTTTCTTGCGCATGTATATTATTCGGCGGGGATTATTAGATGGCGTACAGGGTTTTTTAATTGCAGTGACGAATGCGTATTTTACATTTGCCAAGTATGCGGATTTATGGGTAAAAAGGAATAATAATGCACACCCATAACACTACTCCTTTTTATCAAATTAACTTTCAGAAACAATTTGGTGGTGGGGAAGTCTATACCCAGTTTCTCTGTCAAGCACTGGATAATGTGGGAATTAATCACACCCTATTTGTTCATCCCAATGCAAATTTCTGGCACGATATGGTATTCGGCAATACTCGTATCCAAGCTATTACGCCGGACATTCAACCTATCTTAGACAATATGACCGCCAATGCTACTGTATTGACTCATGGCAGTATTCCCAAAGACTGGCGGATGCGAATCACTGCATCTGGTCATCGACTGGTAGGTATTGTCCATATGCCATTATACGGGCGCGATCAACAGGCATTTGATGGATATGACTGCGTGATTGGTGTATCGCAATACGTGGTCGATAGTCTGCATGATGCTGGCTTGAAATCGGTATATCCGCAACCTTGGTACGGTGTTGCCAATTTGCACCGTATGACGGATACCAGCCAAACCATCACACATAAATCCCTTTATGACTGGGATTTACGCAAAGGACGCGACCGTCTATTGTCTTGGATTGAACCTTTATACACCCCATTCCTTCCAAAAACTGTTTGGCAAAAAAAGTCGGGGCTAACACTAGGTATTGTGTCGCGTATCACGCCCATCAAACAATTTCCTTTGCTATTTAATACCATTGCACCTACTTTACATAAGATTCCAAACCTCAATATCGAAATATTCGGCAGTGGTGGTTACGCCTCTGTCCGTGATTTGAAACAAGCTTTACTACCTATTAAAAATCAAGTTCGATTTTGGGGGCATCAAAACAATGTTGCCTCAATTTATAATAAATTAGACTTTCTTTTAACCGGCTTACCTGAAAAAGAAGCTCTAGGATTAAATGTTTTAGAGGCTCAAGCCTGTAATCTCCCTGTTTTAGCGGTAGATGCTCTTCCATTTCAGGAAACTGTACTCGATGGTAAAACGGGCTATTTATTCAATGACCCCCGTCGAGACCAAGGGCAACATTTGCATGACATACTGAATGACATCATCAATGGGGACAAAGAACGGCTACAGCCCAGCACACATCAGCAACATTTACAGCAATTTACCTTGGACGCATTTACGCAGAGGATTGCTGAAGCATTACCTTTCTTATTGGGGAAAATGTGAAAATCCTGATTATGAAATTCCGAAATATTGGAGATGTGTTGCTAACAAGTCCAATGGCCTCTGGACTTGCAACATTATCTGATAAACCAGAAGTGACCTTTTTAGTCAAAAAAGGCACAGAAGAAATGCTAACGGGACATCCAGACATCCATTCCGTCCTAACCTTACCGGAAAAGAAAAACGGGGAAAAGAAAATCGCGTTTCTATTGCGTCAACTGGCATTTATCAAAACCATTCGTTCGCAACATTTTGATATTAGTATTAATACAACAGAAGGAGATCGTGGCCTCATTTTAGGCTGGCTAAGTGGTGCAAAACGTCGCATTGGATACCTCAAAAAACAAGAAAAATGGTGGCGCAAACAGCTTGTCACTGAACCGTATACAGAACGTCAGGGAAAATTTCACACCGTCCTGAGAAATCTCGACTTGATCCGCAGCTTAATTACCCCAACTGATATTCAAGTAAGCTTCCATTTTACTGCACAGGATAAACAAGCAGTCATTGAGAAACTCAAACAAGCAGGTTGGGATGGGAAACAACCGTTAATTCATGTACACCCTGTATCGCGTTGGTTTTTTAAATGCTGGCGTGATGATTATATGGCACAGCTTATCGACCATCTTCAGCAAGAATTAAACTATCAAATCGTGTTGACTAGTGCACCTGATACACGCGAATTGGGCAAACTAGCGGACATTATTACCCTCTGCCAAACTCAGCCTATTAATTTGGGTGGACAATTAAGCCTGAAACAAATGGGTTCATTGTCAGCACTAGCAAAACTATTTTTTGGAGTGGATAGTGCGCCAATGCACATAGCAGCAGCAGTGGATACACCTGTTGTAGCCATTTTTGGTCCATCGGGTGCATTCGATTGGGGGCCGTGGCCAAATGGGTGGACACAGATAAATAACAATCCTGATTTTGGAGATAGGGGCATATCTAACATTAGAAAACACAGTGTTATACGCCACGACTTGGAGTGCGTACCTTGCGGGCAGGCGGGTTGTAATAATACCAAAATCAGCAAATGCTTGAACAACTTATATCCAAATATTATTATTGGAACAATAACATCACTATTGAAATAGCGAAAAGGTAAAAAACAACATGTACTTAGAGAAACTCAGCAATCTAATTCGGTGGTATACAAAAACATCCCCCATTACCGAGGGAAAAAAACAGCTCATTAACCTCACAAAACGGTTTATCATACCAGCAAATCCAAATCAAATGGCGACGATGAAGCATGGCTTCAATCTTGAGCTAAATTTATCCAACTCAGAGCATCTAAGAATGTGGCTATATAGCGATCATGATGAGCGCTATGAAACAAACTGTTTAAAATCACTCATAAAACCTAACAACATATGCTGGGATATTGGTGCAAACATTGGTTTTTACACATGTTTTTTTGCACAAAACATCTCAACCAATGGACATGTCTATACCTTTGAGCCTGCTAAAGAAACTTATAAATACTTATGCCGACAAATAAATAACAACAATTTCGATGAAAAAGTCACCCCCTATCAATTAGGAATAGGAGCACAACAAGAAGATGTTAACTTATATTATGATAATGCTAACAGTGCGGAAGGAACGGCATCAATTGTTGAAAGTGACACAAAAAAGCATCATGAAATCATAAAAATAGACTCTATTGATAACTTACTGAGCAATAAAGTAATAAAACCTGCCAATATTATAAAAATTGATGTTGAAGGTTATCAAGCTAATGTTTTACTTGGGGGAAAAGAATTTTTCACCAAAAACTCTCCAACCATATTAATAGAGCTCAAAGAAAGCGACAAGAATTCCATGAGAAAAGTTGAAGAAATTATTCGAGACTATGGCTTCTTGATATTCGAGATAAACAAAAGATCATTAACGCCATGCAAGAATATAACAAAATCAAAGAAAAGAAATTTTTTATTAAGAAAAAAATAGATACCACAAGGGATTGAACGCAGTAATTGCCTAGAAACATTGCCGTAGAAAAACCTAATGAATCTCAATCGAATATCACAAAATACATCGAATATAGCATAACTGTATGACACATATTTTAACCACCCATTCTCCATCACAACCTCTGATTCGAGCGCTTATCGAAGAGGGGGTACAAATTACCCACATAAAAAAGATAGAAGAATTTTCTACTATTCCATTAGAAACGGTGGACTTATGGTTCAGCAATCTTTTTACTGAACTAAAACATCCTATCGCATTATACAACCTAGTATCAAAACTACGTAAGCATTCAATACCTTATGTCTTTTGGAATCGTGATGCACCTTGGAATTGCGGCATGAAAACATGGCATCGCTGGGTGCTTCATACAATGAAACCACTAGACATTTATTTCACACATTCCGGTCA encodes:
- a CDS encoding DUF2157 domain-containing protein gives rise to the protein MGIIDRKLQQWVQAGLMTIEQQTTLLEFEAKQPQRASWWLYSFMILGAVIIGLGIISLIAANWSEIPDSVKLGSDFALLTLLAGGIYSQYPQRLHGVGFEVLTISFLLLCLASIGLIAQIFHTGGAWYHALLFWASITLPLSLFARHVFTRFFWITLFLHGALWSMVKLHFNSVDFYSDVEILPTFFLLAPLFVGVLYGLSNRVHKLLDFAGSLFFWFQISAVASLVFIDGSRSMGETSGLGNAWHMTLTYIITGLLVVGVATHPTYRWLNKILLLSALGLLLLYYQPGGLFSGEHYTTLGADAGGSWWLGDDIRAALLTLTILFLYAIHAGNIGHQRTFNLMTFLIGLRFVVLYFQAVGGLAATGVGLILSGLLIIGVAWAWHSWRERLRNWSKGAQA
- a CDS encoding GDYXXLXY domain-containing protein; the encoded protein is MNQRVLLAIALAIPILALIAVAGMKAQQRASGVEVVLPIEGFDPRDLLSGHYLTYRVDYGIPTSCGEMYETQADLCLEPTRAVYPHNQRPDDCRLFLRGYCDTNTGFSVENLNRFYIPEEHAAVLDSKVRDKQGSLVLAVDAQGNAVIKDLLINGKPWRDALTSE
- a CDS encoding 2Fe-2S iron-sulfur cluster-binding protein, encoding MAYNVKIKNTPYHFTVDAGESLLQAALRQDIPVPWGCGGGVCGVCMSQLVSGTLSYPDGDPLALFEEDAADGKCLLCVGYPQSDVVLEVPEMGENWEPFA
- a CDS encoding c-type cytochrome, yielding MPKVFLLALCAATLTLTACGEKQPAATSPNAPPSATMQPVSDLSGKALHDANCISCHDSAVYTRAERKVQDLSALGAQVRRCNANLGTQLFDEDLDKIVVYLNDSFYKFPK
- the waaA gene encoding lipid IV(A) 3-deoxy-D-manno-octulosonic acid transferase, which codes for MTRFFYSLAFYLLLPVLVLRLWWRGRSNPAYRQRLAERFGFVRNPSQQPCVWIHSVSVGETLAARPLVEHLLHTYPAHRIWITTTTPTGSDTVKRLYGARVQHSYFPYDLPDAMARFLQRVQPQLLLVMETEIWPNLYAACQQRGVPLLLLNARLSERSFRRYRKLGALTRDTLRCVHWIGARSTQDAHYFQQLGATPAQIGTCGNLKFALQIPVGLRETAHELKQQWGERPVLVAASTHAGEDEIVLRVFTCLQQTIPNALLILVPRHPERFDNVYQQCSNAGLTTIRRSTAQTITPNTAVLLGDSMGEMLLWFAMADIAFIGGSLVAHGGHNPLEAAAFGVPVVSGTHTHNFPDIFPALYAAGGAVETSDESALYSQCLNWLQNPQQRQQVGANAAQFFAQQQGVLACIMQPISALLSPNPASQGASA
- the waaC gene encoding lipopolysaccharide heptosyltransferase I, with protein sequence MKILVVKTSSLGDVVHMLPAISDAHARIPDLSVDWVVEEGFAEVPVWHSGVSRVIPLAIRRWRKSLFAATTRAEIQAWRETLQQTNYDLIMDTQGLLKSALVGCFAHGTRHGYDWHSIREPLASLCYQHRHTVSRTQHAVTRNRLLTAAALDYTLEGLPLDYGIAQHTFAKPDSALPQPYIVALHGTSRPAKEWAESHWQMLIQNMAERGIHTLLPWGNAREQARATRLAQHPYAHCLPRCRLSELAAILQGAKGVIGMDTGLMHIAAALDQRGVALYPVTAAQLTGIVGNSTAPHPMITLAGEEVNDAAIVVQRFADLLDIG
- a CDS encoding glycosyltransferase family 2 protein, yielding MTNTHPQRPTLAVALIVKNEADNLAACLASVADWVDEIVVLDSGSTDATVSIAESLNARVFINADWPGFGKQRQLAQSHVQADWVLWLDADERVTPELRDEILAVLQNPPADTVFAMPRLSWAFGRFIRHSGWYPDYVLRLYPTQLTQYDDSLVHEKVLLPPNSKIQTLKTDLLHYTYRDMPQYLAKMSQYSNLWAEQKAHEGKSSSIGQAITHGIGCFLRMYIIRRGLLDGVQGFLIAVTNAYFTFAKYADLWVKRNNNAHP
- a CDS encoding glycosyltransferase family 4 protein → MHTHNTTPFYQINFQKQFGGGEVYTQFLCQALDNVGINHTLFVHPNANFWHDMVFGNTRIQAITPDIQPILDNMTANATVLTHGSIPKDWRMRITASGHRLVGIVHMPLYGRDQQAFDGYDCVIGVSQYVVDSLHDAGLKSVYPQPWYGVANLHRMTDTSQTITHKSLYDWDLRKGRDRLLSWIEPLYTPFLPKTVWQKKSGLTLGIVSRITPIKQFPLLFNTIAPTLHKIPNLNIEIFGSGGYASVRDLKQALLPIKNQVRFWGHQNNVASIYNKLDFLLTGLPEKEALGLNVLEAQACNLPVLAVDALPFQETVLDGKTGYLFNDPRRDQGQHLHDILNDIINGDKERLQPSTHQQHLQQFTLDAFTQRIAEALPFLLGKM
- the rfaQ gene encoding putative lipopolysaccharide heptosyltransferase III, with the translated sequence MKILIMKFRNIGDVLLTSPMASGLATLSDKPEVTFLVKKGTEEMLTGHPDIHSVLTLPEKKNGEKKIAFLLRQLAFIKTIRSQHFDISINTTEGDRGLILGWLSGAKRRIGYLKKQEKWWRKQLVTEPYTERQGKFHTVLRNLDLIRSLITPTDIQVSFHFTAQDKQAVIEKLKQAGWDGKQPLIHVHPVSRWFFKCWRDDYMAQLIDHLQQELNYQIVLTSAPDTRELGKLADIITLCQTQPINLGGQLSLKQMGSLSALAKLFFGVDSAPMHIAAAVDTPVVAIFGPSGAFDWGPWPNGWTQINNNPDFGDRGISNIRKHSVIRHDLECVPCGQAGCNNTKISKCLNNLYPNIIIGTITSLLK
- a CDS encoding FkbM family methyltransferase, whose product is MYLEKLSNLIRWYTKTSPITEGKKQLINLTKRFIIPANPNQMATMKHGFNLELNLSNSEHLRMWLYSDHDERYETNCLKSLIKPNNICWDIGANIGFYTCFFAQNISTNGHVYTFEPAKETYKYLCRQINNNNFDEKVTPYQLGIGAQQEDVNLYYDNANSAEGTASIVESDTKKHHEIIKIDSIDNLLSNKVIKPANIIKIDVEGYQANVLLGGKEFFTKNSPTILIELKESDKNSMRKVEEIIRDYGFLIFEINKRSLTPCKNITKSKKRNFLLRKK